Proteins found in one Ptychodera flava strain L36383 chromosome 16, AS_Pfla_20210202, whole genome shotgun sequence genomic segment:
- the LOC139114189 gene encoding D-beta-hydroxybutyrate dehydrogenase-like codes for MLSSISLEGKVALVTGSSDRDGIGFGIAYSLAKRGCSLVLTGSRQQEKVEDVKSMLKSKWNVPVDYIVCDLTDMNDIDKLYTMIKKIHAQGVDILVNNAAIHLHASPIESTPLDIWERTLRIDLTAPFRLIQLHLPDMKAKGFGRIINISGIDGVRAIQEIGASTSAKHGLNGLTKVVALESLGSGVTCNSVCPSAVDTQATRKFLRGYAEKLKVSYEEAEKQILLQYNPNGGFVKAQQVGELVAFLCSPAADQMTGTLLPIDAGLCAK; via the exons ATGTTGTCATCGATCTCCTTGGAAGGTAAAGTTGCTTTGGTAACAGGGTCAAGTGACAGAGATGGCATTGGCTTTGGGATAGCTTATAGTCTTGCGAAAAGAGGATGTTCCTTGGTTTTGACAGGAAGTCGTCAGCAAGAGAAGGTCGAGGATGTGAAAAGTATGTTGAAAAG CAAATGGAATGTTCCAGTCGACTATATTGTCTGTGACCTGACTGACATGAACGATATCGATAAGCTCTACACCATGATTAAAAAGATACATGCACAAGGAGTTGATATACTTGTGAACAATGCTG CCATTCATCTGCATGCGTCACCAATCGAATCCACACCTCTCGATATTTGGGAAAGAACACTTCGAATCGACCTAACAGCACCGTTTCGTCTGATCCAACTACACCTGCCGGACATGAAAGCAAAGG GATTTGGTAGAATCATAAACATAAGTGGAATCGACGGCGTTAGAGCAATTCAAGAAATAGGAGCATCTACGTCAGCGAAACATGGTCTCAATGGTCTGACCAAG GTTGTCGCCCTCGAAAGTCTTGGTTCTGGAGTGACATGTAACAGTGTTTGCCCAAGTGCGGTGGACACGCAAG CTACAAGAAAATTCTTAAGAGGCTATGCTGAGAAGCTTAAGGTTTCTTATGAGGAAGCAGAG AAGCAAATTCTACTGCAATACAACCCTAATGGTGGATTCGTAAAGGCCCAACAA GTCGGTGAACTTGTTGCCTTCCTCTGCTCACCAGCGGCGGACCAGATGACTGGTACATTACTTCCCATTGACGCTGGACTTTGCGCTAAGTGA